Proteins co-encoded in one Paraburkholderia terrae genomic window:
- a CDS encoding M48 family metallopeptidase, translating into MKAIRVALAAAACGVLAACSGMSLDPNTLVQSGTQAVQAASLTDTDVRTLSDKSCAQLDAENKIAPAGSPYTKRLNKIAAQLGDNINGVPVNYKVYLTKDVNAWAMANGCVRVYSGLMDMMTDDEVRGVVGHEMGHVALGHTKKAMQVAYATSALRSVASSTGGVTAAISSSQLGDFSEKLINAQFSQSQESAADDYSFDIQKKKGQDPAGLVTAFNKLAKLDGGKSSMLSSHPASAARAQHIQQRIAANK; encoded by the coding sequence ATGAAAGCGATCCGCGTTGCTCTCGCCGCCGCCGCGTGCGGTGTGCTCGCCGCCTGTTCGGGGATGAGCCTCGATCCCAACACCCTCGTTCAGTCCGGCACGCAGGCCGTGCAGGCTGCGTCGCTCACCGACACCGACGTGCGCACGCTGTCCGACAAATCGTGCGCGCAGCTGGACGCGGAAAACAAGATTGCGCCCGCCGGCAGCCCATACACGAAGCGCCTGAACAAGATCGCCGCGCAGCTCGGCGACAACATCAACGGCGTGCCTGTCAACTACAAGGTCTACCTCACGAAGGACGTGAATGCGTGGGCGATGGCGAACGGTTGCGTGCGTGTCTATAGCGGTTTGATGGACATGATGACGGACGACGAAGTACGCGGCGTGGTCGGTCACGAGATGGGGCACGTCGCGCTCGGCCATACGAAGAAGGCGATGCAGGTCGCGTATGCGACGTCAGCGCTGCGCTCGGTGGCGTCGTCGACGGGCGGCGTCACGGCCGCGATCTCGTCGTCGCAACTTGGGGATTTCTCCGAGAAGCTGATCAACGCGCAGTTCTCGCAGTCGCAGGAGTCGGCGGCGGACGACTATTCGTTCGATATCCAGAAGAAGAAAGGTCAGGACCCGGCTGGGCTCGTTACTGCGTTCAATAAGCTGGCCAAGCTTGATGGTGGGAAGTCGAGTATGTTGAGTTCGCATCCGGCGTCGGCGGCGCGGGCGCAACATATCCAGCAACGGATTGCTGCGAATAAGTAA
- a CDS encoding glutathione S-transferase N-terminal domain-containing protein, translating to MKLIGSLSSPFVRKARIVLAEKKIDYKLELENVWADDTAIHDFNPIGKVPCLVMEDGAAVFDSRVICEYVDTLSPVCKLVPQSGRERVEVRCWEALADGIMDAAVLIRLEGVLREEAHRSESWVARQRHKIDDGLIAMAQGLAAKAWCAGNHYTLADVAVGCALGYLDFRMPQLNWREQHPNLDKHYQKLSLRQSFIDTVLT from the coding sequence ATGAAACTCATCGGTTCGCTGTCGAGCCCATTTGTCCGCAAGGCGCGGATCGTGCTCGCCGAAAAGAAAATCGACTACAAGCTCGAACTCGAAAACGTCTGGGCCGACGACACGGCGATCCACGACTTCAACCCGATCGGCAAGGTGCCGTGTCTCGTGATGGAAGACGGCGCGGCCGTGTTCGATTCGCGCGTGATCTGCGAATACGTCGACACGCTGTCGCCCGTGTGCAAGCTCGTGCCGCAGTCGGGCCGCGAACGCGTCGAGGTGCGCTGCTGGGAAGCGCTGGCGGACGGCATCATGGACGCCGCCGTGTTGATCCGCCTCGAAGGCGTGCTGCGTGAAGAGGCGCATCGCAGCGAATCGTGGGTTGCGCGTCAGCGTCACAAGATCGACGATGGCCTGATCGCGATGGCGCAAGGTCTCGCCGCGAAGGCCTGGTGCGCGGGCAATCACTACACGCTCGCCGACGTGGCCGTCGGCTGCGCGCTGGGCTATCTGGACTTCCGCATGCCGCAGCTCAACTGGCGCGAGCAGCATCCGAATCTCGACAAGCACTATCAGAAGCTGTCGCTGCGTCAGTCGTTTATCGACACCGTATTGACCTGA
- a CDS encoding aminopeptidase P N-terminal domain-containing protein produces the protein MTDLTPATDIYRQRRARVLDALRATGGGVAIVPTAPEVLRNRDADYPYRHDSYFYYLTGFTEPEAMLVLDASAKQDEPAAILFCRAKNAERETWEGFRFGPEGAREAFGFDAAFAFEEIDTQLPRIIADKQALHYALGASEQFDGKVRQWLDAVRMQGRSGVLAPSAVHDLMPLLDEMRLVKDDHELAIMRRAAAISAQAHRHAMAACRPGVREYELEAELLYTFRKHGAQAPAYGSIVAAGANACVLHYPAGNAAAQDGDLILIDAACELDGYASDITRTFPASGRFTSAQRELYDIVLAAQKAAIDVTKPGATFDAPHQAAVRVLAQGLLDTGILNRDLFAGVDEVIEERAYARFYMHRTGHWIGMDVHDAGDYRERGAPADETGALPWRTLKPGMALTIEPGLYIRAADDVPEKYWNIGIRIEDDAIVTATGCELITRDVPVDADEIEALMQQAQPAQKAGAA, from the coding sequence ATGACCGATCTGACTCCGGCAACCGATATCTACCGCCAGCGCCGCGCGCGCGTGCTCGATGCGCTGCGCGCGACGGGCGGCGGCGTCGCAATCGTCCCGACCGCGCCCGAAGTGCTGCGCAACCGCGACGCCGACTATCCGTACCGGCACGACAGCTACTTCTACTATCTGACGGGCTTCACCGAACCGGAAGCGATGCTCGTGCTCGACGCGAGCGCGAAGCAGGACGAGCCCGCGGCGATCCTGTTCTGCCGCGCGAAGAACGCGGAGCGCGAGACATGGGAAGGCTTCCGCTTCGGTCCGGAAGGCGCGCGCGAAGCATTCGGCTTCGACGCGGCCTTTGCCTTCGAAGAGATCGACACGCAGTTGCCGCGCATCATCGCCGACAAGCAGGCGCTGCACTACGCGCTCGGCGCGTCGGAACAGTTCGACGGCAAGGTGCGCCAGTGGCTCGACGCGGTGCGCATGCAGGGCAGAAGCGGCGTGCTCGCGCCGTCGGCGGTGCATGATCTGATGCCGCTGCTCGATGAGATGCGCCTCGTGAAGGACGACCACGAACTCGCGATCATGCGACGCGCCGCCGCGATCTCCGCGCAGGCGCACCGTCATGCGATGGCGGCATGCCGCCCCGGCGTGCGCGAATACGAGCTCGAAGCCGAACTGCTGTACACGTTCCGCAAGCACGGCGCGCAAGCGCCGGCGTACGGCTCGATCGTCGCCGCGGGCGCGAACGCGTGCGTGCTGCACTACCCGGCCGGCAACGCGGCTGCGCAGGACGGCGATCTGATCCTGATCGACGCGGCGTGCGAACTCGACGGTTACGCGTCCGACATCACGCGCACTTTCCCGGCCAGCGGCCGCTTCACGTCCGCGCAGCGCGAGCTTTACGACATCGTGCTGGCCGCGCAGAAGGCCGCGATCGACGTAACCAAACCGGGCGCGACCTTCGACGCGCCGCATCAGGCCGCCGTGCGCGTGCTCGCGCAAGGGCTGCTCGACACGGGCATTCTCAATCGCGATCTGTTCGCGGGCGTCGATGAAGTCATCGAGGAGCGTGCGTATGCGCGCTTCTATATGCATCGCACGGGCCACTGGATCGGCATGGACGTGCATGACGCGGGCGACTATCGCGAGCGCGGCGCGCCCGCCGATGAAACCGGCGCGCTGCCTTGGCGCACGCTGAAGCCGGGCATGGCGCTGACGATCGAGCCGGGCCTTTATATCCGCGCCGCCGATGATGTGCCCGAAAAGTACTGGAATATCGGCATCCGCATCGAGGACGACGCGATCGTCACGGCCACCGGCTGTGAGCTGATTACGCGCGACGTTCCCGTCGACGCGGACGAAATCGAAGCGCTGATGCAGCAGGCGCAACCCGCGCAGAAGGCCGGCGCGGCCTGA
- a CDS encoding UbiH/UbiF/VisC/COQ6 family ubiquinone biosynthesis hydroxylase, translated as MSEVHQAANAPSLPASNPPYDYDVTIVGAGPVGLALAGWLARRSATQKLNVALIDAREPEDSVADPRAIAVSHGSRMILEPLAWPSDATAIQRIHVSQRGHFGRTLIDHSEHGLPALGYVLRYGSIVHALAATVRSTPVHWFKSTKAQAPQQLEDDGVLLPIESAHVARTLRTRILVNAEGGLFGEQQAGSGETRDYGQTALVGTVTLSSPQPHVAWERFTSQGPIALLPTGGVRSADYALVWCCAPEEAVRRAQLPDEDFLRELSAQFGDRMGRFVQIKGRASFPLGLNTVDTLVKGNVVAIGNAAQTLHPVAGQGLNLGLRDAHALADALSHYGATRSALIAFAQRRALDRRMTIGATDTLARLFTIDFPPLAALRGLALTALEFVPPVKTALARQMMFGQRR; from the coding sequence ATGAGCGAAGTCCACCAGGCGGCCAACGCGCCCTCCCTCCCTGCGAGCAACCCGCCCTACGATTACGACGTGACGATCGTCGGCGCGGGTCCGGTCGGTCTCGCGCTCGCGGGCTGGCTCGCGCGGCGCAGTGCGACGCAGAAGCTGAACGTGGCGCTGATCGACGCGCGCGAGCCGGAAGATTCGGTTGCCGATCCGCGCGCGATCGCCGTATCGCACGGCAGCCGGATGATTCTCGAGCCGCTCGCCTGGCCGTCCGACGCGACCGCGATCCAGCGCATTCACGTCTCTCAGCGCGGCCATTTCGGGCGCACGCTGATCGATCACTCGGAGCATGGCCTGCCCGCGCTCGGCTACGTGCTGCGTTATGGCTCGATCGTCCATGCACTCGCCGCGACCGTGCGCTCGACGCCCGTCCACTGGTTCAAATCGACAAAAGCACAGGCGCCGCAGCAACTCGAAGACGACGGCGTGCTGCTCCCGATCGAAAGCGCGCACGTCGCACGCACGCTGCGCACGCGCATTCTGGTGAACGCCGAAGGCGGCCTGTTCGGCGAACAGCAGGCGGGTTCGGGCGAAACGCGCGATTACGGGCAAACCGCGCTGGTCGGCACGGTGACGCTGTCGTCGCCGCAGCCGCATGTCGCGTGGGAACGATTCACGTCGCAAGGTCCGATTGCGCTCCTGCCGACGGGCGGCGTGCGCAGCGCGGACTACGCGCTGGTCTGGTGCTGCGCGCCGGAAGAAGCGGTGCGTCGCGCGCAATTGCCGGACGAAGATTTCTTGCGCGAACTCAGCGCCCAGTTCGGCGACCGGATGGGTCGCTTCGTGCAAATCAAGGGACGCGCGTCGTTCCCGCTCGGGCTGAACACCGTTGATACGCTCGTCAAGGGCAACGTCGTCGCGATCGGCAATGCGGCGCAGACGCTGCATCCCGTCGCCGGCCAGGGGCTGAACCTCGGCTTGCGCGATGCGCACGCGCTCGCCGACGCGCTCTCGCACTACGGCGCGACCCGCAGCGCGCTGATCGCGTTCGCGCAGCGCCGCGCGCTCGACCGCCGCATGACGATCGGTGCCACCGACACGCTCGCGCGCCTTTTCACCATCGACTTTCCGCCGCTGGCGGCGCTGCGCGGTCTCGCCCTCACCGCGCTCGAATTCGTGCCGCCCGTGAAGACGGCGCTCGCCCGCCAGATGATGTTCGGCCAACGCCGCTAG
- the dusB gene encoding tRNA dihydrouridine synthase DusB — MPTLGSHTLRNNLFVAPMAGVTDRPFRQLCKRMGAGYAVSEMVASNAQLWKSEKTMRRANHTGEVEPIAVQIAGADPQMMAEAARYNVANGAQIIDINMGCPAKKVCNVAAGSALLQNEPLVQRIVEAVVNAVGVGPDAVPVTLKIRTGWDRDNKNALTIARLAESAGISMLTVHGRTRADLYHGEAEYETIAAVKAAVKIPVVANGDITSPHKAREVLAATGADAIMIGRAAQGRPWLFREIEHFLLTGELMEAPRIDEIQQVMNEHLEDHYAFYGEFTGVRTARKHIGWYTRGLSGANVFRHRMNTLDTTREQLLAVNEFFDAQKAISDRLVYVDNEVNNNGEQDQTDRLAA; from the coding sequence ATGCCCACTCTCGGCTCCCACACTCTGCGCAACAACCTGTTCGTCGCCCCGATGGCAGGCGTGACCGACCGGCCGTTCCGCCAACTCTGCAAGCGCATGGGCGCGGGCTATGCGGTGTCGGAGATGGTCGCGTCGAACGCGCAGTTGTGGAAAAGCGAAAAGACGATGCGCCGCGCCAACCATACGGGCGAAGTCGAGCCGATCGCCGTGCAGATCGCGGGCGCCGATCCGCAGATGATGGCCGAGGCCGCGCGCTACAACGTCGCGAACGGTGCGCAGATCATCGACATCAACATGGGCTGCCCGGCCAAGAAGGTTTGCAACGTCGCGGCCGGTTCGGCGCTGCTGCAGAACGAGCCGCTCGTGCAGCGGATCGTCGAAGCCGTGGTGAATGCCGTTGGCGTCGGTCCGGATGCCGTGCCCGTCACGCTGAAAATCCGCACCGGCTGGGACCGCGACAACAAGAATGCGCTGACCATCGCGCGCCTCGCCGAAAGCGCCGGCATTTCGATGCTGACGGTGCATGGCCGCACGCGTGCGGACCTGTATCACGGCGAAGCGGAGTACGAAACGATTGCCGCCGTGAAGGCCGCGGTGAAGATTCCTGTGGTGGCGAACGGCGACATTACGTCGCCGCACAAGGCGCGCGAGGTGCTCGCCGCGACGGGCGCGGATGCCATCATGATCGGCCGCGCCGCCCAGGGGCGCCCGTGGCTCTTCCGCGAGATCGAACATTTCCTGCTGACGGGCGAGCTGATGGAAGCGCCGCGCATCGACGAGATCCAGCAGGTGATGAACGAGCATCTGGAGGATCACTACGCGTTCTACGGCGAATTTACAGGCGTTCGCACTGCGCGCAAGCACATCGGCTGGTACACTCGCGGCCTTTCTGGCGCCAACGTGTTCCGCCATCGTATGAATACGCTGGACACGACGCGCGAACAACTGCTCGCCGTCAATGAATTCTTCGACGCGCAAAAGGCGATTTCAGACCGCCTCGTGTACGTCGACAACGAAGTCAACAATAACGGTGAGCAGGACCAAACCGACCGACTAGCAGCATGA
- a CDS encoding Fis family transcriptional regulator has product MSKHNIEQCVRDSLGMYFQDLDGSNPHDVYDMVISCVEKPLLEVVLEQAGGNQSLAAEYLGINRNTLRKKLQQHGLL; this is encoded by the coding sequence ATGAGCAAGCACAATATCGAACAATGTGTCCGCGATAGCCTGGGGATGTATTTTCAGGATCTCGACGGCTCCAATCCGCACGACGTCTACGACATGGTAATTTCGTGCGTAGAAAAACCGTTGCTCGAGGTGGTGCTCGAGCAGGCCGGCGGCAATCAGTCGCTGGCAGCCGAGTATCTCGGCATCAACCGCAATACGCTGCGCAAGAAACTGCAACAGCACGGCCTGCTGTAG
- the purH gene encoding bifunctional phosphoribosylaminoimidazolecarboxamide formyltransferase/IMP cyclohydrolase, whose protein sequence is MIKQALISVSDKSGIVDFAKSLSDLGVKILSTGGTAKLLADAGLPVTEVADYTGFPEMLDGRVKTLHPKVHGGILARRDLPEHMAALEKHDIPTIDLLVVNLYPFVQTISKEECSLEDAIENIDIGGPTMLRSAAKNHRDVTVVVDPADYATVLEEMRANGNSVGYKTNFRLATKVFAHTAQYDGAITNYLTSLTEELQHRERNTYPATFNLAFDKVQDLRYGENPHQSAAFYRDIAVPAGALANYRQLQGKELSYNNIADSDAAWECVKTFDAPACVIIKHANPCGVAVGANPHEAYSKAFQTDPTSAFGGIIAFNREVDETAAQAVAKQFVEVLIAPSFSDAAKQVFAAKQNVRLLEIALGEGHNTFDLKRVGGGLLVQSLDAKNVQPHELRVVTKRHPTPKEMDDLLFAWRVAKFVKSNAIVFCANGMTMGVGAGQMSRVDSARIASIKAQNAGLTLSGTAVASDAFFPFRDGLDVVVNAGATCVIQPGGSMRDDEVIAAADEHNIAMVVTGIRHFRH, encoded by the coding sequence ATGATCAAGCAAGCGCTCATCTCCGTTTCCGACAAGTCCGGCATCGTCGATTTCGCGAAATCGTTGTCGGACCTCGGCGTTAAGATCCTGTCGACGGGCGGCACCGCGAAACTGCTCGCGGACGCCGGCCTTCCCGTCACCGAAGTGGCCGACTACACGGGCTTTCCGGAAATGCTGGATGGGCGCGTGAAGACGTTGCACCCGAAGGTGCATGGCGGCATCCTCGCCCGCCGCGATCTGCCCGAGCACATGGCCGCGCTCGAAAAGCACGACATCCCCACAATCGATCTGCTCGTCGTGAACCTGTATCCGTTCGTGCAGACGATCTCGAAGGAAGAGTGCTCGCTCGAAGACGCGATCGAGAATATCGATATCGGCGGCCCGACCATGCTGCGTTCGGCAGCGAAGAATCATCGCGACGTGACCGTCGTGGTCGATCCCGCTGACTACGCGACCGTGCTCGAAGAAATGCGCGCGAACGGCAACTCGGTCGGCTACAAGACCAACTTCCGCCTCGCGACCAAGGTGTTCGCGCACACCGCGCAGTACGACGGCGCGATCACGAACTACCTGACGAGCCTCACGGAAGAACTGCAGCACCGCGAGCGCAACACGTATCCGGCCACGTTCAACCTCGCGTTCGACAAGGTGCAGGACCTGCGCTACGGCGAGAACCCGCACCAGAGCGCAGCGTTCTACCGCGACATCGCGGTGCCGGCCGGCGCGCTCGCGAACTATCGCCAGTTGCAGGGCAAGGAACTGTCGTACAACAACATCGCCGACTCGGACGCCGCGTGGGAATGCGTGAAGACGTTCGACGCGCCCGCCTGCGTGATCATCAAGCACGCGAACCCGTGTGGCGTGGCTGTCGGCGCGAACCCGCACGAAGCGTATTCGAAGGCGTTCCAGACGGACCCGACCTCGGCGTTCGGCGGCATCATCGCGTTCAACCGCGAAGTCGACGAAACGGCGGCGCAGGCTGTCGCGAAGCAATTCGTCGAAGTGCTGATCGCGCCGTCGTTCAGCGACGCCGCCAAGCAAGTGTTCGCGGCCAAGCAGAACGTGCGTCTGCTCGAAATCGCGTTGGGCGAAGGGCATAACACATTTGATCTGAAGCGCGTGGGCGGCGGTCTGCTCGTGCAATCGCTCGATGCGAAGAACGTGCAGCCGCACGAACTGCGCGTCGTCACGAAGCGTCACCCGACGCCGAAGGAAATGGACGATCTGCTGTTTGCATGGCGCGTCGCGAAGTTCGTCAAGTCGAACGCGATCGTGTTCTGCGCGAACGGCATGACGATGGGCGTCGGCGCGGGCCAGATGAGCCGCGTGGATTCGGCGCGCATCGCGAGCATCAAGGCGCAGAACGCGGGCCTGACGCTGTCGGGCACGGCGGTGGCATCGGATGCGTTCTTCCCGTTCCGCGACGGTCTCGACGTGGTCGTGAACGCGGGCGCAACCTGCGTGATCCAGCCGGGCGGCTCGATGCGCGACGACGAAGTGATCGCCGCCGCCGACGAGCACAACATCGCGATGGTCGTGACGGGCATCCGCCACTTCCGCCACTGA
- the ruvC gene encoding crossover junction endodeoxyribonuclease RuvC, producing the protein MRILGIDPGLRVTGFGVIDQSGHQLTYVTSGVIKTADADLPSRLGTIFEGISTLIRQHAPDQSAIEKVFVNVNPQSTLLLGQARGAAICGLVAGGVPVAEYTALQLKQAVVGYGRATKEQMQQMVVRLLCLSGIPSTDAADALGMAICHAHGGGTLSTLGGIAPALAKKGLRVRRGRLIG; encoded by the coding sequence ATGAGAATTCTCGGCATCGACCCAGGCTTGCGCGTCACCGGTTTCGGCGTGATTGATCAGTCCGGCCATCAGCTCACTTACGTGACGAGCGGCGTCATCAAGACCGCCGATGCCGATCTGCCGTCACGCCTGGGCACCATATTCGAGGGTATTTCCACGCTGATCCGCCAACATGCGCCGGACCAGTCGGCGATCGAAAAGGTGTTCGTCAACGTCAATCCGCAATCGACACTGCTGCTCGGCCAGGCGCGCGGCGCCGCGATCTGCGGGCTGGTGGCGGGTGGCGTGCCCGTTGCCGAGTACACGGCGTTGCAGTTGAAGCAAGCCGTGGTCGGCTACGGACGCGCGACCAAAGAGCAGATGCAGCAGATGGTCGTACGGCTGTTGTGCCTGTCGGGCATTCCTTCCACTGACGCCGCTGATGCGCTCGGCATGGCAATCTGCCACGCGCATGGCGGCGGCACGTTGAGCACGCTGGGCGGTATTGCGCCCGCGCTTGCGAAGAAAGGCTTGCGGGTACGGCGTGGGCGGCTGATCGGCTAG
- a CDS encoding LysE family translocator, whose product MLSLTTLALFSGACLALTATPGPDMLLIASRSVSQGRAAGFASLAGILMGTYCHALAAAFGLSQLFLAAPMAYDIVRFAGAAYLLYLAWKTFRSDGTMLAPDASMRRYPVGRIFRQGLFTNLLNPKVALFVLALFPQFVKPEAGSVALQIMLLATVLNVIGFFVNGSVILLASRLSRKLTSGKRPSRWPQYLLGSVFAGLACRLALAGQR is encoded by the coding sequence ATGCTGAGTCTCACCACGCTCGCGCTGTTCTCAGGCGCGTGTCTCGCGCTTACCGCCACGCCCGGTCCCGATATGTTGCTGATTGCTTCCCGCAGCGTGAGCCAGGGAAGGGCAGCGGGTTTTGCGTCGCTCGCCGGGATTCTGATGGGCACGTATTGCCATGCGCTTGCCGCCGCGTTCGGCCTGTCACAGCTCTTTCTTGCCGCGCCGATGGCCTACGACATCGTGCGCTTCGCGGGCGCGGCTTATCTGCTTTATCTTGCATGGAAGACGTTCCGCTCGGACGGCACGATGCTCGCGCCGGACGCATCGATGCGGCGCTATCCCGTTGGCAGAATTTTCAGGCAAGGGTTGTTCACGAATCTGCTCAATCCGAAGGTTGCGCTGTTCGTGCTCGCATTGTTCCCGCAGTTCGTGAAGCCTGAGGCGGGATCGGTTGCGTTGCAGATCATGTTGCTTGCGACCGTGCTCAATGTGATCGGCTTCTTTGTGAATGGCAGCGTGATTCTGCTTGCTAGCAGACTGAGCCGGAAACTGACTAGCGGCAAGCGCCCGTCGCGCTGGCCGCAGTATTTGCTCGGCTCGGTGTTTGCCGGTCTGGCATGTCGGCTGGCATTGGCGGGGCAACGCTGA
- the ruvA gene encoding Holliday junction branch migration protein RuvA, producing MIGRIAGVLLEKNPPHLLIDCNGVGYEVDVPMSTFYNLPGTGEKVVLLTQMIVREDAHLLYGFLTPQERSTFRELLKITGIGARMALAVLSGMSVQELSQTVTMQDAARLTRVPGIGKKTAERLLLELKGKLGADLGAMAGAASQSDHASDILNALLALGYSEKEALAAIKNVPAGTGVSEGIKLALKALSKA from the coding sequence ATGATCGGTCGCATCGCCGGCGTCCTGCTGGAAAAGAATCCGCCTCATCTTCTGATCGACTGCAACGGCGTCGGCTACGAAGTCGATGTGCCGATGAGCACGTTCTACAACCTGCCCGGCACAGGTGAAAAAGTCGTGCTCCTCACGCAGATGATCGTGCGCGAAGACGCGCATCTGCTGTACGGCTTTCTCACGCCGCAAGAACGTTCGACGTTTCGCGAGTTGTTAAAGATCACGGGCATCGGTGCGCGCATGGCGCTCGCCGTGCTGTCCGGCATGAGCGTGCAGGAACTGTCGCAGACGGTGACGATGCAGGACGCCGCGCGCCTCACGCGCGTGCCGGGCATCGGCAAGAAGACGGCGGAGCGACTCCTGCTCGAACTGAAGGGCAAACTCGGCGCCGACCTTGGTGCGATGGCGGGCGCCGCGTCGCAATCCGATCACGCGTCCGACATCCTGAATGCGTTGCTGGCATTGGGTTACTCCGAAAAAGAAGCCTTGGCTGCCATCAAGAACGTGCCTGCGGGTACGGGCGTTTCCGAAGGCATCAAGCTCGCGTTGAAGGCGCTGTCGAAGGCCTGA
- the ruvB gene encoding Holliday junction branch migration DNA helicase RuvB — MIEHDKLAAERIIAATPVSSNEEAFERALRPRQLDEYVGQEKVRGQLEIFIEAAKRRKESLDHVLLFGPPGLGKTTLAHIIAREMGVNMRQTSGPVLERAGDLAALLTNLEANDVLFIDEIHRLSPVVEEILYPALEDYQIDIMIGEGPAARSVKLDLQPFTLVGATTRAGMLTNPLRDRFGIVARLEFYNAEELARIVSRSASLLGAQIHPDGALEIAKRSRGTPRIANRLLRRVRDFAEVKADGNITAKVADAALKMLDVDPVGFDLMDRKLLEAILHKFDGGPVGVDNLAAAIGEERDTIEDVLEPYLIQQGFLQRTPRGRVATLLTYRHFGLAAPDTASPVRNLWDSEPT; from the coding sequence ATGATCGAACACGACAAACTCGCCGCCGAACGCATCATCGCCGCCACGCCCGTGTCGTCGAACGAGGAAGCGTTCGAGCGCGCGTTGCGCCCGCGCCAACTCGATGAATATGTCGGCCAGGAAAAGGTGCGCGGCCAGCTGGAAATCTTCATCGAAGCCGCCAAGCGCCGCAAGGAATCGCTGGATCACGTGCTGCTGTTCGGGCCGCCGGGCCTCGGCAAAACCACGCTCGCGCATATCATCGCGCGCGAGATGGGCGTCAATATGCGGCAGACGTCGGGCCCCGTGCTGGAACGCGCGGGCGACCTCGCCGCGCTGCTGACCAATCTCGAAGCCAACGACGTGCTCTTCATCGACGAGATTCACCGGCTGTCGCCCGTCGTCGAGGAAATCCTGTACCCGGCGCTCGAGGATTACCAGATCGACATCATGATCGGCGAAGGGCCCGCTGCGCGCAGCGTGAAGCTCGATCTGCAGCCGTTCACGCTGGTCGGCGCGACCACGCGCGCGGGCATGCTGACCAATCCGTTGCGCGACCGCTTCGGTATCGTCGCGCGGCTGGAGTTTTATAACGCCGAGGAACTGGCGCGCATCGTGAGCCGCTCGGCCTCGCTGCTGGGCGCGCAGATTCATCCCGATGGCGCGCTGGAAATCGCCAAGCGCTCGCGCGGCACGCCGCGTATCGCGAACCGGCTCCTGCGCCGCGTGCGCGACTTCGCCGAGGTGAAGGCGGACGGCAATATCACCGCGAAGGTCGCGGATGCCGCGCTGAAAATGCTCGACGTCGATCCCGTTGGCTTCGATCTGATGGACCGCAAGCTGCTCGAAGCGATCCTGCACAAGTTCGATGGCGGGCCAGTCGGCGTGGATAATCTGGCGGCCGCGATCGGCGAAGAGCGCGACACGATCGAAGACGTGCTCGAACCGTATCTGATCCAGCAAGGCTTCTTGCAGCGCACGCCGCGCGGACGCGTCGCCACGCTGTTGACGTATCGGCACTTCGGCCTTGCCGCACCTGATACGGCAAGCCCGGTACGCAATCTGTGGGATTCGGAGCCGACCTAA
- a CDS encoding histidine phosphatase family protein — MATQVLFIRHGETDWNRIKRIQGHIDIPLATSGVDQAQRLAERFAREAREGARLDAIYSSDLMRAQQTAQPFADVLGLPLNLSKGLRERNYGAFQGHDSDEIALRFPDEYSQWQTRDPGFSPPEGESQRVFYHRVLHALEPVVAAHPNGRISVVAHGGVLDCVYRFANGLPLDAPRNYALLNTSVNVVEFEDGRAKVVSWADVAHLDGHAEDDSFKKKTPEAGR, encoded by the coding sequence ATGGCAACACAAGTCCTCTTCATCCGACACGGCGAGACCGACTGGAACCGCATCAAGCGGATTCAAGGGCACATCGATATTCCGCTCGCGACGAGCGGCGTCGACCAGGCGCAACGTCTCGCCGAACGTTTCGCGCGCGAGGCGCGGGAAGGCGCGCGGCTCGACGCGATCTATTCGAGCGATCTCATGCGCGCGCAACAAACGGCGCAGCCATTTGCAGACGTGCTAGGGCTGCCGCTGAACCTCAGCAAGGGCTTGCGCGAGCGCAATTACGGCGCGTTTCAGGGACACGACAGCGACGAGATCGCGCTGCGCTTCCCCGACGAATACTCGCAGTGGCAGACGCGCGATCCGGGCTTTTCGCCGCCCGAGGGTGAATCGCAGCGCGTGTTTTATCATCGCGTTCTGCATGCGCTTGAGCCGGTCGTCGCCGCGCATCCGAACGGACGGATTTCGGTCGTCGCGCATGGCGGTGTGCTGGACTGCGTGTATCGCTTCGCGAATGGTTTGCCGCTGGATGCGCCGCGCAACTACGCGTTGCTGAACACGAGCGTGAATGTGGTCGAATTCGAAGACGGCCGCGCGAAGGTTGTGTCATGGGCCGATGTCGCGCATCTCGACGGCCACGCCGAAGACGACAGCTTCAAGAAAAAAACGCCCGAAGCCGGGCGTTGA